The genome window CGCAGGGTGCCAATTGAGCAGAAATTTTAAGGTTTCTATTGGAAAATCATTATCCAAAAATAAAGATTTTCTGTTATAATAGGTGCAGTTCAATTGAGTTTGTAAATGGAGGATACCATGGATAAAGAAACCTTAATTGCTCACCTGAATGAAGACCTGGCTGGCGAACTTGGAGCCATCATTCAGTACATCACCTACGCCGCCAAAGCCAGTGGACCGTTCCGCCCGCAACTGGCGCAGTTTTTCCTTGCCGAGGTGCCCGATGAGCAACTGCACGCGCAGTTCCTTGCCAACAAAATTGTAGCCCTGGGCGGGGAACCGACCACTACCCCCCGCCCGGTACCGCCTGCGCGCAATAACCGCGAAATGCTGGAAGCCGTGCTGGAAGCCGAGCGCAAAGCCCGCGCCGATTACACCCGCCGCGCCGAAGAAGCCGAAGCCTTTGGCGACAAAGGCTTAGCCGTGCAGTTGGAGAACATGGTGCTGGACGAGAGCAATCACGCCGAAGAAACCGAGCGCATTCTGCGTGAGTGGCATCTCTAATTGGAACTTTAATTTCTATTAGCAGGGCAGGCTGTTTGACAAGGCTTCAGACAGCCTGTTTTATTATTACAAAATTGGGTATACAATAAGTTCATAAGGCGGGAGAGAGATTGTCTCATTCCTTGTTAATTTTTTCAGGGAGGTGTGTTTATGTGGAAAGAGTTCAAAGAGTTTGCTCTGCGCGGTAATGTGATTGATCTGGCTGTGGGTATCATCATCGGTGGGGCATTTGGCAAAGTGGTCAGTTCACTGGTCAACGACATCATCATGCCGCCCATAGGACTGCTTCTGGGGAAGATTAATTTCTCCGACCTGTTCCTGGATTTGTCCGGCACTCATCCTGCCTCATTAAGCGCCGCCCGGGATGCCGGCGTGCCGGTGCTGGCGTACGGCAGTTTCATCCAATCGCTGGTGGATTTTCTCATCGTTGCCTTTGCTATCTTTCTGCTGGTTCGAGCAGTGAACCGTTTACGTGTGCTGAAACCGGAACCTGCCGCTCCGCCGGCAGAGCCAACCACCAAAGAATGTCCGTACTGTCTCTCCACCATTCCCATCAAAGCCACCCGCTGTCCACATTGCACTTCGCAGTTATAAGTGAAAGAAATTCCCCCCGCAACGAAGTCGGCTGTGCGGGGGGAAATCTTTTCTTGTGGGCAAGGGATTTACTTGAAAATCATCGGCGCCGGCTGGAAGGTGTGGTGATGCGCCTGCAGAGGCACATGAATTGCCTGGGGAGCCTCTTCCAGTAATCCCCAGCGGGATGCGCCCAGATAGAGGATTTCCAGAATTAAATCGCGGTACGAAAGCCCTTCTGCCTGAGCAATCACACAAAGGTCGCTGAAGCCGGGGGTTAGACCGGGCAGGGTGTTGATCTCCAGCAGGCGGGGGTTGCCGTGGGCGTCCAGACGAACATCCACGCGGGAAACATCCAGCGCGCCGATGGCGTTATGGGCGCGGATTGCCAGCGTCCATAATTTCTCTGCCAGGTCTGGCTCTACCTGCGCCGGGCAGATAAAGCCGGGCACACCTTCTTCGCCGGGGTGCAGTGTTTTGGCGGCGTAGCCGTACACCCCTGGGGTGACCGTGTTGCTGTTGTCCACTTCCAGAATGGGGAAGCGGTGAAAGCCGTCGGCACGGTACAGATGCGGTTTAGGCGACCAGCGGCGGGCATCGGCGCGTCCCAGCACCCCCACGGTAAATTCCCGTCCGGGCAGGTAGGTTTCTACCAGCGCCGGTTGATGATAGGCTTCAATCACCCACTTCACTCGTCGGCGCAGTTGGTTTTCATTGTAAACAATCGAGCCTTCATCCATGCCCATGCCGGTGCCTTCGCGGGCGGGTTTAACGAACAGCGGGAAGGATAGATCCGCTTCCAGCGGTTCGTCGCCAGTGATAAATTCCTGGAAGGACGCGGTGGGAATGCCCAGATTGCGCCAGATGCGCTTGGTCATGGTTTTGTCCAACCCCAAGGCATTAGCAAGTACTCGCGAGGCGGTGTAAGGAATGCCCAGCATCTCCAGTAGGGCAGGAACCTGCGCTTCGCGGGCATCGCCGATGATGCCTTCGGCGATATTGAAGCAAATATCCGGCTGATATTCGCGCAAACTGTCTAAAAGCGTATGGTCGGCGGAGAGAAAGCGGGTGGTATGTCCGTCACTTTCGATGGCTGATTGAATGGCTTCGATGGTTTCTTTGCGGTCGAATTCCGCGCCGGCGTCGGGAGGGGCTTGGATCGGCAACGCAGTTTCCCCCTTCACGTTCGCGATCACTGCCACTCGCCAGGGGCGTGCCGGTCGCGGACGGCTACTTGGAGGCTTTTCCGGGTCGGGATCCAATTCTTCCTGGATGAAAATTGTGGTATCCATGGTTTCCTCTTCTTGTTCTCAAAAAAATGTGATGAAGATTTCTTCGTCAAGCGAGGGATTATAACACCAATCCAAATTTGTCAAGGGGGATTTTTCTGTCAAGAAAGGGTAAAATTAACCCATGCACTTCGGCGTCATTCTCCCCAATTATGGTGCGGGTTCTGGGCGGCTCGCCGTGCTGGACACGGCATTACTCGCGGAAGCCCTGGGCTTTCCATCGGTGTGGACAACCGACCATCTGGCATTACCTGTGGGCGATGCCGAGCGCTTTACTCCCCTGCTGGAAGCGCTGACCACTCTGGCGTATCTGGCGGGCAGTACGGCGCGGGTTAAACTGGGGGTATCGGCGCTGGTCTTGCCCCAGCGTAACCCGTTAGAGGTAGCCCGCGAAGTGGCAACGCTGGACGTGCTTTCCGGCGGCAGGGTCGTGCTGGCG of Anaerolinea thermophila UNI-1 contains these proteins:
- the mscL gene encoding large conductance mechanosensitive channel protein MscL, coding for MWKEFKEFALRGNVIDLAVGIIIGGAFGKVVSSLVNDIIMPPIGLLLGKINFSDLFLDLSGTHPASLSAARDAGVPVLAYGSFIQSLVDFLIVAFAIFLLVRAVNRLRVLKPEPAAPPAEPTTKECPYCLSTIPIKATRCPHCTSQL
- a CDS encoding D-alanine--D-alanine ligase family protein, translating into MDTTIFIQEELDPDPEKPPSSRPRPARPWRVAVIANVKGETALPIQAPPDAGAEFDRKETIEAIQSAIESDGHTTRFLSADHTLLDSLREYQPDICFNIAEGIIGDAREAQVPALLEMLGIPYTASRVLANALGLDKTMTKRIWRNLGIPTASFQEFITGDEPLEADLSFPLFVKPAREGTGMGMDEGSIVYNENQLRRRVKWVIEAYHQPALVETYLPGREFTVGVLGRADARRWSPKPHLYRADGFHRFPILEVDNSNTVTPGVYGYAAKTLHPGEEGVPGFICPAQVEPDLAEKLWTLAIRAHNAIGALDVSRVDVRLDAHGNPRLLEINTLPGLTPGFSDLCVIAQAEGLSYRDLILEILYLGASRWGLLEEAPQAIHVPLQAHHHTFQPAPMIFK
- a CDS encoding ferritin-like domain-containing protein, translating into MDKETLIAHLNEDLAGELGAIIQYITYAAKASGPFRPQLAQFFLAEVPDEQLHAQFLANKIVALGGEPTTTPRPVPPARNNREMLEAVLEAERKARADYTRRAEEAEAFGDKGLAVQLENMVLDESNHAEETERILREWHL